A genomic segment from Chanos chanos chromosome 2, fChaCha1.1, whole genome shotgun sequence encodes:
- the LOC115805005 gene encoding Golgi-associated plant pathogenesis-related protein 1, with translation LITDASFKEQFLSAHNEYRRQHQAPALTMSEDLCSSAQAWANHLLSTKALQHSNTNNGENLYYAWSSDTKNLTGKEAVDSWYSEIKDYDFSNPRFQSNTGHFTQVVWKATTEVGVGLATDGNTVFVVGQYSPAGNMTNEGYFERNVLRKGNHDRENIRVAQQKEETVVDDALISE, from the exons CTCATCACAGACGCCAGCTTTAAAGAACAGTTTCTCAGTGCCCATAATGAGTATCGGAGACAGCATCAGGCACCCGCCCTGACGATGAGTGAGGACCTATGCAGCTCAGCTCAGGCTTGGGCCAATCACCTGCTGTCTACAAAAGCCCTACAGCACAGCAACACAAATAACGGAGAGAACCTTTACTATGCATGGTCCTCCGATACTAAGAATCTAACAG GGAAAGAAGCTGTGGACTCATGGTACAGTGAAATCAAAGACTATGACTTCAGTAACCCCAGATTTCAATCCAATACAG GACACTTCACCCAGGTTGTATGGAAAGCAACAACAGAGGTTGGTGTTGGCCTTGCAACAGACGGAAATACCGTTTTTGTTGTGGGCCAGTACAGCCCAGCTGGAAACATGACTAATGAGGGATACTTTGAGAGAAATGTACTGCGCAAAGGTAATCATGATAGGGAAAACATAAGGGTAGCTcaacagaaagaggaaacagtg GTGGATGACGCCCTTATTAGTGAGTAA